From the genome of Streptomyces sp. NBC_01317, one region includes:
- a CDS encoding carbohydrate ABC transporter permease has protein sequence MNRTTGGMRQPTGGRVAHAVLILFAAGSLFPLVWTAVAASRTSGRLAQTPPPFWFGGRLLKNLEIAWTDANLGTALVNTTVVAGSVAAGTVFFSTLAGFAFAKLRFRFRNALLALVIGTMMVPPQLGVVPLYLLIAELSWTDRLQSVVLPGLVSAFGVFFMRQYLTGALPTELIEAARVDGASSWRVMWHVVFPAARPAMAVLGMLTFVMAWNDFFWPIIALTQSGNPTVQVALTGLGRGYIPDQSVIMAGALLGTLPLLLAFVLFGRHIVGGIMQGAVKG, from the coding sequence ATGAACCGTACGACCGGGGGAATGCGGCAGCCGACCGGCGGCCGGGTCGCGCACGCCGTGCTGATCCTCTTCGCCGCCGGGTCGCTCTTCCCCCTCGTCTGGACGGCGGTCGCGGCCTCCCGTACCAGCGGCCGGCTCGCGCAGACACCGCCGCCGTTCTGGTTCGGCGGCCGTCTCCTCAAGAACCTGGAGATCGCCTGGACCGACGCGAACCTCGGTACGGCCCTGGTCAACACGACCGTCGTCGCGGGCAGCGTCGCGGCGGGGACGGTGTTCTTCTCGACGCTCGCCGGGTTCGCCTTCGCCAAGCTGCGCTTCCGCTTCCGGAACGCGCTGCTGGCCCTGGTGATCGGCACGATGATGGTGCCACCGCAGCTCGGCGTCGTCCCCCTGTACCTGCTGATCGCCGAACTGTCCTGGACGGACCGGCTCCAGTCCGTCGTCCTGCCCGGCCTGGTCAGCGCCTTCGGGGTGTTCTTCATGCGGCAGTACCTGACGGGGGCGCTGCCCACCGAGCTGATCGAGGCGGCCCGGGTGGACGGCGCGAGCAGCTGGCGCGTGATGTGGCACGTCGTCTTCCCGGCCGCGCGGCCGGCGATGGCGGTGCTGGGGATGCTGACGTTCGTGATGGCCTGGAACGACTTCTTCTGGCCGATCATCGCGCTGACGCAGAGCGGCAACCCGACCGTGCAGGTGGCGCTGACCGGGCTCGGCCGCGGTTACATCCCCGACCAGTCGGTGATCATGGCGGGCGCGCTGCTCGGCACCCTGCCGCTGCTGCTGGCGTTTGTGCTCTTCGGCAGGCACATCGTGGGCGGGATCATGCAGGGCGCGGTCAAGGGCTGA
- a CDS encoding carbohydrate ABC transporter permease — protein MSAAAPPRAGHADLRDERRRARRSRRHRRDLRWSPYVFVAPFFTFFAVFGLFPLLYTGWAALHRVELTAPDHMEWVGLRNFSRLLDDDFFWNALANTVTIGLLSTVPQLLIALGLAHLLHHRLRGSAFFRVAVLTPYATSVAAATLVFVLLFGRDHGLVNWALGAAGLDTVDWQNGDWTSRIAVSTIVVWRWTGYNALIYLAAMQSVPGDLYESAALDGASRWQQFVHVTVPSLRPTILFTCVVSTIGATQLFGEPLLFNGGAGATGGVNHQYQTLGLYLYEQGWVNLHLGRASAIAWAMFLILLAVGAVNWLVARRIAGGGKR, from the coding sequence GTGTCCGCCGCCGCTCCCCCGAGAGCCGGACACGCCGACCTCCGCGATGAGCGGCGGCGCGCCCGCCGCAGCCGCCGGCACCGACGTGACCTGCGCTGGAGCCCGTACGTCTTCGTCGCCCCGTTCTTCACCTTCTTCGCCGTCTTCGGGCTCTTCCCCCTGCTCTACACCGGCTGGGCCGCGCTCCACCGCGTCGAACTCACCGCGCCCGACCACATGGAGTGGGTGGGCCTGCGCAACTTCTCGCGGCTGCTGGACGACGACTTCTTCTGGAACGCGCTGGCCAACACCGTCACCATCGGGCTGCTCTCCACCGTCCCGCAGCTGCTGATCGCCCTGGGCCTCGCGCACCTGCTCCACCACCGCCTGCGCGGCTCGGCGTTCTTCCGGGTCGCCGTGCTCACCCCGTACGCCACCTCGGTCGCCGCCGCGACCCTCGTCTTCGTGCTGCTCTTCGGCCGCGACCACGGGCTGGTCAACTGGGCGTTGGGAGCGGCCGGTCTCGACACGGTCGACTGGCAGAACGGCGACTGGACCTCCCGGATCGCGGTCTCCACGATCGTCGTCTGGCGGTGGACCGGCTACAACGCCCTGATCTATCTGGCGGCCATGCAGTCCGTTCCCGGCGACCTGTACGAGTCGGCGGCCCTGGACGGCGCCTCCCGGTGGCAGCAGTTCGTCCATGTGACCGTGCCGTCGCTGCGGCCGACCATCCTCTTCACCTGTGTGGTCTCCACGATCGGCGCCACCCAGCTGTTCGGGGAGCCGCTGCTCTTCAACGGCGGCGCGGGCGCGACGGGCGGGGTGAACCACCAGTACCAGACCCTCGGGCTCTACCTGTACGAGCAGGGCTGGGTGAATCTCCATCTCGGCCGGGCCTCGGCGATCGCCTGGGCGATGTTCCTGATCCTGCTGGCGGTCGGCGCGGTGAACTGGCTGGTCGCCCGGCGGATCGCCGGAGGAGGCAAGCGATGA
- a CDS encoding extracellular solute-binding protein → MSRTSRRAAVLGIVCVLGAGAAAGCGGGASDGRTTLTVGVFGAFGFEEAGLYERYMTLRPDIAIKQTSIQRNENYYPQLLTHLGSGSGLADIQAVEVSNIAEVTATQSGKLVDLGAAAGVDRGAFLPWKWAQATDRRGRTLGLGTDIGPQAICYRKDLFARAGLPTGRAAVGRLWAGDWGKYLATGKRYRANAPRGTAFVDSASGVMAAVTGSDPHRFYDRRGKVVYRTSATVRNAWRTAARFAASGLTAKLQQFTPAWDQGFANASFATVSCPAWMLGYIQDKSGAAGRNRWDVAAAPRPGNWGGSFLVVPRTGRRTKEAAALAAWLTAPAQQATLFAERGSFPSARAAYALPVVAGARHPYFGNAPIGRIFSEAARGVPVQIVGPKDLIIAQNLSDVGMLQVDQKGTSSEDGWDAAVKAIDNALDL, encoded by the coding sequence ATCAGCCGTACGTCCCGTCGGGCGGCCGTCCTCGGGATCGTCTGCGTCCTCGGGGCCGGGGCGGCGGCCGGGTGCGGAGGCGGGGCGTCCGACGGGCGGACCACCCTCACCGTCGGGGTCTTCGGGGCCTTCGGGTTCGAGGAAGCCGGGCTCTACGAGCGGTACATGACGCTCCGTCCGGACATCGCGATCAAGCAGACGTCCATCCAGCGCAACGAGAACTACTACCCCCAGCTCCTCACCCACCTGGGCAGCGGGAGCGGACTCGCCGACATCCAGGCCGTCGAGGTCAGCAACATCGCCGAGGTCACCGCCACCCAGTCCGGCAAGCTCGTCGACCTCGGCGCGGCGGCGGGTGTGGACCGGGGCGCCTTCCTGCCGTGGAAGTGGGCGCAGGCCACGGACCGTCGGGGCAGGACCCTCGGCCTCGGCACCGACATCGGGCCGCAGGCCATCTGCTACCGCAAGGACCTCTTCGCCCGGGCCGGCCTGCCCACCGGCCGCGCGGCCGTGGGGCGGCTGTGGGCGGGAGACTGGGGCAAGTACCTGGCCACCGGCAAGCGGTACCGGGCGAACGCGCCCCGGGGCACGGCCTTCGTGGACTCGGCGAGCGGGGTGATGGCCGCCGTGACCGGCAGCGACCCGCACCGCTTCTACGACCGGCGCGGCAAGGTCGTCTACCGGACCAGTGCGACGGTACGGAACGCCTGGCGCACCGCCGCCCGGTTCGCGGCCTCGGGCCTGACCGCCAAGCTCCAGCAGTTCACGCCCGCCTGGGACCAGGGGTTCGCCAACGCGTCCTTCGCCACCGTCTCCTGCCCCGCCTGGATGCTCGGCTACATCCAGGACAAGTCCGGGGCGGCGGGCCGTAACCGGTGGGACGTGGCCGCCGCGCCCCGTCCCGGCAACTGGGGCGGCTCGTTCCTCGTGGTGCCCAGGACCGGCCGCCGTACGAAGGAGGCCGCCGCGCTGGCCGCCTGGCTGACCGCCCCCGCCCAGCAGGCCACGCTCTTCGCCGAGCGCGGCAGCTTCCCGAGCGCGCGGGCCGCGTACGCGCTGCCCGTGGTGGCCGGCGCCCGGCACCCGTACTTCGGGAACGCGCCCATCGGGCGGATCTTCTCCGAGGCGGCGCGGGGCGTCCCCGTACAGATCGTCGGACCGAAGGATCTGATCATCGCCCAGAACCTGTCCGACGTCGGGATGCTCCAGGTCGACCAGAAGGGCACGTCCTCGGAGGACGGCTGGGACGCCGCGGTGAAGGCCATCGACAACGCGCTGGACCTGTGA
- a CDS encoding GntR family transcriptional regulator produces MPRETPYLQVADALRTRIKAGEWTLGEKLPSRARFAEEYGVGQSVAQRAMERLIIEGLLEGRAGSGTYVRRPRERLRMIRSRRRERRNGSPFRADMEEQRRSGTWDSRSNARVPAPERIAERLAIEPGDLCVHTAYEFLGDGLPVQLSESWEPMAITDGTPIVLPEMGPHAGAGVVERMRSIGVDIDTAVELPRPARATQEQANLLGISVGDLITEIERTYYDTDGRPVETADITIADVRYEIAYEIAIDPT; encoded by the coding sequence ATGCCACGAGAGACGCCGTACTTGCAGGTCGCTGACGCTCTGCGTACCCGCATCAAGGCGGGCGAGTGGACGCTGGGCGAGAAGCTGCCCAGCCGGGCCCGCTTCGCCGAGGAGTACGGAGTCGGCCAGTCCGTGGCGCAGCGCGCGATGGAGCGCCTCATCATCGAGGGACTCCTGGAGGGCCGCGCCGGGTCGGGAACGTACGTCCGGCGCCCGCGCGAGCGCCTGCGCATGATCCGCTCCCGCCGCCGGGAACGCCGTAACGGCAGCCCGTTCCGCGCGGACATGGAGGAACAGCGCCGTTCCGGGACGTGGGATTCCCGCAGCAACGCCCGCGTACCGGCCCCCGAGCGCATCGCCGAACGCCTGGCCATCGAGCCGGGGGACCTCTGCGTCCACACCGCGTACGAGTTCCTGGGCGACGGGCTGCCGGTCCAGCTGTCCGAGTCCTGGGAACCGATGGCCATCACCGACGGCACACCGATCGTGCTCCCCGAAATGGGCCCGCACGCGGGGGCCGGCGTGGTGGAACGCATGCGCTCGATCGGCGTCGACATCGACACCGCCGTAGAACTCCCCCGCCCGGCCCGCGCCACCCAGGAGCAGGCCAACCTCCTCGGCATCTCGGTGGGCGACCTCATCACGGAGATCGAGCGCACGTACTACGACACCGACGGCCGCCCGGTGGAAACGGCGGACATCACCATCGCGGACGTCCGCTACGAGATCGCCTACGAAATCGCCATCGACCCCACCTGA
- a CDS encoding methyltransferase domain-containing protein has product MTDTTRVKTDGYAGLVDGLARRGLLSARWREVWEKLPRDRFIPHHAWRQDQERCVPVVRGPDWWDLVHSDQPVVTQVDDGQPDGPGVATSSNSQPSMVARMLQLLDVRDGDRVLEIGTATGYVAALLSERLGSDRVVSVEIDAALSQQAADTLADHGLSPRLVVGDGAEGWAEDAPYDRLISTCALRHIPHALVRQVAPGGIVVAPLARAFWSGALVRLSVQDGGIARGPFRGGASYMPMRSHRLPDAGPVDSGTARSSEAVTDPGQLLNLGFALYAGARLPGVTMSHAETGTAATVWLQDTTGSAAVAATGESVWEYGERNLWAEVEAVYAEYAALGQPDGDSFGLTVTPSGQEVWLRSPRTVIAAA; this is encoded by the coding sequence GTGACTGACACCACGCGGGTGAAGACGGACGGGTATGCCGGACTGGTGGACGGACTCGCGCGGAGGGGTCTCCTCTCCGCCCGCTGGCGTGAGGTGTGGGAGAAGCTCCCCCGGGACCGCTTCATCCCCCATCACGCCTGGCGGCAGGACCAGGAGCGGTGCGTGCCCGTCGTACGGGGGCCGGACTGGTGGGACCTCGTCCACTCCGACCAGCCTGTCGTGACGCAGGTGGACGACGGGCAGCCGGACGGGCCCGGCGTCGCCACCTCGTCCAACTCCCAGCCGTCCATGGTCGCCAGGATGCTCCAGCTCCTCGACGTCCGGGACGGCGACAGGGTGCTGGAGATCGGCACGGCCACCGGGTACGTCGCGGCGCTGCTCTCCGAGCGGCTCGGCAGCGACCGGGTGGTCAGTGTCGAGATCGACGCGGCGCTGTCCCAGCAGGCGGCCGACACCCTCGCGGACCACGGCCTCTCGCCCCGGCTGGTCGTCGGCGACGGTGCGGAAGGGTGGGCGGAGGACGCTCCGTACGACCGTCTGATCTCCACCTGCGCGCTACGGCACATCCCGCACGCGCTGGTCCGGCAGGTCGCACCCGGCGGCATCGTCGTCGCCCCGCTGGCCCGGGCCTTCTGGAGCGGCGCCCTGGTGCGGCTGTCCGTACAGGACGGCGGCATCGCGCGGGGGCCGTTCCGGGGCGGCGCGTCGTACATGCCCATGCGGTCCCACCGGCTGCCCGACGCGGGGCCGGTGGACAGCGGAACCGCACGGTCCTCGGAGGCCGTGACCGACCCCGGTCAGCTGCTCAACCTCGGCTTCGCCCTGTACGCGGGCGCCCGCCTGCCGGGCGTCACCATGTCCCACGCCGAGACCGGCACCGCGGCGACGGTCTGGCTCCAGGACACAACCGGCTCGGCGGCCGTCGCCGCCACCGGCGAGTCGGTGTGGGAGTACGGCGAGCGGAACCTGTGGGCCGAGGTCGAGGCCGTGTACGCCGAGTACGCGGCCCTCGGACAGCCGGACGGCGACAGCTTCGGCCTGACCGTCACGCCGTCCGGCCAAGAAGTCTGGCTGCGCTCGCCTCGAACGGTGATCGCGGCCGCGTAA
- a CDS encoding helix-turn-helix domain-containing protein, whose amino-acid sequence MDATTIGDRIRSLREFRDRTQEALAEQAGVSVDTIRKLERNRRLTARINTLRAIARALDVPLERLLGQPAVVTRDRAGDGGLIALRDAIQDVGSLPGLRAADDLEDPPDETTWVTSVDEAVNAYWSGHYSDLSNTLPLLLRDGRAVARETPTERVWRQLALAYQLAACFATQAGHPDWAFAAVEKQLAAARKASDPLMEGMGVSTLSWVLLRQGRWEQARAVAERKADSLEPSIRRAAPEQYAVYGNLLISAATPAARGGNREGALELLNLAESAATRSGPVRMYGSAFSVTDVRTQKVNVALAGQDNEPAEALRLSARVDVEAITRPIHAASHRVDVSQARYQTGDSDGALKTLLEIEAEQPEWIRLQTLAAATVREMLETERRKNTPLRSLAARLGVDPAH is encoded by the coding sequence ATGGACGCCACAACCATCGGCGACCGCATTCGCAGCTTGCGAGAATTCCGTGACCGCACCCAAGAGGCGCTCGCCGAGCAGGCCGGCGTCTCCGTCGACACGATTCGCAAGCTGGAGCGGAACCGACGGCTGACGGCGCGCATCAACACCTTGCGTGCGATCGCCCGCGCCCTCGATGTCCCGCTCGAACGCCTGCTGGGACAGCCCGCCGTGGTGACGCGGGACCGGGCCGGCGATGGAGGGCTGATCGCACTCCGGGACGCGATCCAGGACGTGGGCTCGCTGCCCGGACTCCGGGCCGCCGACGATCTCGAGGACCCACCCGACGAGACGACGTGGGTCACCTCGGTGGACGAGGCGGTCAACGCCTACTGGAGCGGCCACTACTCGGACCTCTCGAACACGCTTCCCCTGTTGCTCCGCGACGGCAGGGCCGTGGCCCGCGAGACACCCACCGAACGCGTCTGGCGACAACTTGCCCTCGCCTACCAACTGGCCGCGTGCTTCGCGACGCAGGCAGGGCACCCGGACTGGGCGTTCGCCGCCGTGGAGAAGCAGCTGGCTGCCGCCCGGAAGGCAAGCGACCCGCTCATGGAGGGCATGGGCGTGTCCACCCTGTCGTGGGTGCTGCTGCGCCAGGGACGCTGGGAACAGGCGCGGGCCGTGGCCGAGCGGAAGGCGGATTCTCTGGAGCCGTCGATCCGGCGGGCGGCACCCGAGCAGTACGCCGTGTACGGCAACCTGCTCATCTCGGCGGCCACCCCCGCCGCGCGCGGCGGGAACCGGGAGGGCGCACTGGAGCTGCTGAACCTCGCCGAGAGCGCCGCGACGAGAAGCGGACCCGTAAGGATGTACGGGTCGGCGTTCTCCGTCACCGACGTCCGTACACAGAAGGTCAACGTCGCGCTCGCGGGGCAGGACAACGAGCCGGCCGAGGCGCTGCGGCTGTCCGCCCGTGTCGACGTGGAGGCCATTACCCGGCCGATCCACGCAGCGTCCCACCGCGTTGATGTGTCGCAGGCGCGATACCAGACCGGCGACAGTGACGGCGCGCTGAAGACCCTCCTCGAGATCGAGGCCGAGCAACCCGAGTGGATCCGTCTCCAGACTCTCGCCGCGGCCACCGTCCGGGAAATGCTCGAAACGGAGCGCCGGAAGAACACACCGCTCCGGTCGCTCGCAGCACGGCTCGGCGTCGACCCGGCCCACTGA
- the orn gene encoding oligoribonuclease encodes MNDRMVWIDCEMTGLSLTEDALIEVAALVTDSDLNVLGDGVDIVIRPPDRALETMPEVVRQMHTTSGLLDELAAGTTLAAAEEQVLAYVREQVKEPGKAPLCGNTVGTDRGFLLRDMPALEGYLHYRIVDVSSVKELARRWYPRAYFNSPEKGGNHRALADIRESIAELRYYREAVFVPQPGPDSETAKQIAAKHVLKAD; translated from the coding sequence ATGAACGACCGCATGGTGTGGATCGACTGCGAGATGACCGGGCTCTCGTTGACGGAAGACGCACTGATCGAGGTGGCCGCCCTGGTCACCGACTCGGATCTGAACGTGCTCGGTGACGGGGTGGACATCGTGATCCGCCCGCCGGACCGGGCGCTGGAGACCATGCCCGAGGTGGTACGGCAGATGCACACCACCTCGGGCCTGCTCGACGAGCTGGCGGCCGGCACGACGCTGGCCGCCGCCGAGGAGCAGGTGCTGGCGTACGTACGCGAGCAGGTCAAGGAGCCGGGCAAGGCGCCGCTGTGCGGAAACACGGTCGGCACCGACCGCGGCTTCCTGCTGCGGGACATGCCGGCGCTGGAGGGCTACCTCCACTACCGGATCGTGGACGTCTCCTCGGTGAAGGAGCTGGCACGCCGCTGGTACCCCCGGGCGTACTTCAACAGCCCGGAGAAGGGCGGCAACCACCGCGCCCTGGCGGACATCCGCGAGTCCATCGCGGAGCTGCGCTACTACCGCGAGGCGGTCTTCGTCCCGCAGCCGGGCCCGGACTCGGAAACGGCCAAGCAGATCGCCGCGAAGCACGTACTCAAGGCGGACTGA
- a CDS encoding GlxA family transcriptional regulator: MSQDSTAAPESARKLSGRRRREVVAVLLFSGGPIFESSIPLSVFGIDRQDAGVPRYRLLVCAGEEGPLRTTGGLELSAPYGLEAISRAGTVVVPAWRSITSPPPPEALDALRRAHEEGARIVGLCTGAFVLAAAGLLDGRPATTHWMYAPTLAKRYPSVHVDPRELFVDDGDVLTSAGTAAGIDLCLHIVRTDHGAEAAGALARRLVVPPRRSGGQERYLDRSLPEEIGSDPLAEVVAWALEHLHEQFDVETLAARAYMSRRTFDRRFRSLTGSAPLQWLITQRVLQAQRLLETSDYSVDEVAGRCGFRSPVALRGHFRRQLGSSPAAYRSAYRARRPQGEPGPHGVTEPVVPAQASAQSRRTAAAAGAPGHASASSPVADQGKPGSDLYAAGPGRPSLPGQRSAP; this comes from the coding sequence ATGAGCCAGGACTCCACTGCCGCGCCGGAGTCGGCACGGAAGCTTTCCGGGCGCAGGCGCCGGGAAGTTGTCGCCGTGCTGCTTTTCAGCGGTGGGCCCATCTTCGAGAGTTCCATCCCCCTCTCCGTGTTCGGAATCGACCGCCAGGACGCCGGGGTTCCGCGCTACCGCCTGTTGGTCTGCGCCGGAGAGGAAGGACCGCTGCGGACCACCGGCGGACTCGAACTGAGCGCGCCGTACGGCCTGGAGGCCATCAGCAGAGCCGGCACGGTGGTCGTACCGGCCTGGCGGTCCATCACCTCACCACCGCCCCCGGAAGCGCTCGACGCGCTGCGCCGGGCGCATGAGGAGGGCGCGCGGATCGTGGGTCTGTGCACCGGCGCGTTCGTGCTGGCGGCGGCCGGTCTGCTGGACGGCCGGCCGGCCACCACCCACTGGATGTACGCGCCGACGCTGGCCAAGCGGTATCCGTCCGTCCATGTGGACCCGCGCGAGCTGTTCGTCGACGACGGGGACGTGCTCACGTCCGCCGGCACGGCGGCCGGAATCGATCTGTGTCTGCACATAGTCCGGACGGACCACGGCGCGGAGGCCGCGGGCGCGCTGGCCCGCCGGCTGGTGGTGCCGCCGCGGCGCAGCGGCGGCCAGGAGCGCTATCTCGACCGGTCGCTGCCGGAGGAGATCGGCTCCGACCCGCTGGCCGAGGTGGTGGCCTGGGCGCTGGAGCATCTGCACGAGCAGTTCGACGTGGAGACGCTCGCGGCCCGCGCGTACATGAGCCGGCGGACCTTCGACCGGCGGTTCCGCTCGCTCACCGGCAGCGCGCCGCTCCAGTGGCTGATCACGCAGCGGGTGCTCCAGGCCCAGCGGCTGCTGGAGACCTCGGACTACTCGGTCGACGAGGTGGCGGGCCGCTGCGGCTTCCGCTCCCCCGTGGCGCTGCGCGGCCACTTCCGGCGGCAGCTGGGGTCCTCCCCCGCGGCCTACCGCTCCGCCTACCGGGCGCGCCGCCCGCAGGGCGAGCCGGGGCCGCACGGGGTCACGGAGCCGGTCGTACCGGCGCAGGCGTCCGCGCAGTCCCGGCGGACCGCCGCGGCGGCCGGGGCACCCGGTCACGCGTCGGCGTCGTCACCGGTGGCGGACCAGGGAAAACCGGGTTCCGACCTGTACGCGGCGGGTCCGGGACGTCCGAGTCTGCCCGGCCAGCGGAGCGCTCCGTAG
- a CDS encoding universal stress protein: MAGHEIPEPADRKQVADPVSDPLAVEQTRASCDPAFRHGVVVGFDGSTSSERALAYAIGMARRLGSGLIIVHVANRLPTTVWAGCEPPVFVDVPDHRTEVLGLELACADYLAEVPWILVERGGDICHELEEVGQEYSADAIVVGSTHGIVGRIFGSVAGRLARRAQRPVVVIP, encoded by the coding sequence ATGGCCGGTCACGAAATCCCTGAACCCGCGGACCGCAAGCAGGTAGCCGACCCCGTGTCGGACCCGCTGGCGGTGGAACAGACGCGCGCCTCCTGCGATCCCGCCTTCCGGCACGGAGTGGTCGTCGGCTTCGACGGCTCCACCTCCAGTGAGCGGGCGCTCGCGTACGCCATCGGCATGGCCCGGCGGCTCGGCTCCGGCCTGATCATCGTTCATGTCGCCAACAGGCTCCCGACCACGGTCTGGGCGGGCTGTGAGCCGCCGGTGTTCGTGGACGTTCCCGACCACCGCACCGAGGTGCTCGGCCTCGAACTGGCCTGCGCGGACTATCTCGCCGAGGTGCCCTGGATCCTGGTGGAGCGCGGCGGTGACATCTGCCACGAGTTGGAAGAGGTCGGCCAGGAGTACTCGGCGGACGCGATCGTGGTCGGGTCGACGCACGGCATCGTCGGGCGGATCTTCGGCTCGGTGGCCGGCCGGCTCGCGCGGCGCGCGCAGCGGCCCGTGGTGGTCATCCCGTAA
- a CDS encoding acetate uptake transporter, which translates to MDNDVSAGSATSTSVLGHLALGLTLLAFGIGLTDVVDGVTAADAVTLALYVGGVALFVAGLFAFRAGDSFTGTAFAGLGAFWFTWGTGAGEQVSADAAGLFLILWALLALSLTIGAAGSGPLVQGTYGLLTVALLLLGVAQFADSGGLAKVGGWLAALAGLASWYGATAALAKWPTALPRRRAAGRGVTAAG; encoded by the coding sequence GTGGACAATGACGTCTCCGCGGGAAGCGCAACCTCAACTTCGGTTCTCGGCCATCTCGCGCTGGGACTCACCCTGCTGGCCTTCGGAATCGGCCTCACCGACGTGGTGGACGGGGTGACGGCGGCCGACGCCGTCACCCTCGCCCTGTACGTCGGCGGGGTCGCGCTCTTCGTCGCGGGTCTGTTCGCCTTCCGGGCGGGCGACTCGTTCACCGGTACGGCCTTCGCGGGCCTCGGCGCCTTCTGGTTCACCTGGGGCACCGGCGCGGGCGAACAGGTCTCCGCGGACGCGGCCGGACTCTTCCTGATCCTGTGGGCGCTCCTCGCCCTCAGCCTCACCATAGGCGCCGCGGGCTCGGGCCCGCTCGTCCAGGGCACGTACGGTCTGCTGACCGTCGCGCTGCTGCTGCTCGGGGTCGCCCAGTTCGCGGACAGCGGAGGCCTGGCCAAGGTCGGCGGCTGGCTCGCCGCCCTCGCGGGCCTGGCGTCCTGGTACGGCGCGACGGCCGCGCTCGCCAAGTGGCCCACCGCCCTCCCGCGTCGACGCGCTGCCGGCCGGGGTGTGACGGCCGCCGGCTGA